The genomic segment TGCTCGGCATGATGGAGATGCTGGGCATCGATCGCCCGACGCGCAAACGCCGCTGCGACGAGTTGCTCGAGCAATTCAAGATCACCAAGCTGCGCAAGTCGCTCGCCATGAGCCTCTCCGGGGGCGAACGCCGCCGACTCGAAATCGCCCGCGCGTTGGTCTCCGACCCCAAGCTGATCTTGCTCGACGAACCTTTCACTGGCATCGATCCGGTCACGATCGACAGCATTCAGGTGATTATCCGCGGACTGCGCGCGGCCGGCATCGCCATTCTCATCACCGACCACCAGGTGCGCGAGACGCTGCAGATCACCGACCGCAGCTATGTCATCCGCGATGGTCGCGTCTTGTGTCACGGGCTGCCCGAAGAGGTGTTGAACAACCCCGAGGCCCGCAAATACTACTTTGGCGAAGGCATGGATATCGGCATCGCGCGCCCTCCGATGCCCGCCCCACCCCACCACGAATCGTTTCGCGCCGAGGCGCCGCGTGCCGAGTCGCACGAAGCGCGGGCCGAGCGGGAGCTGCGCGAGCTTTCTCGGGCGCGCCCAGTGGCAACGACGCCCGACGACGACAATCCCGCACCGATCACGCCGGTCCCCACCGGCCGTTCGCGTCGCTGGCTGCGGCGTTAAAGGGCCGTCCGTCCGATCTCGTTCCTTGCACCCCCTCAAGAGCCAGCTATACTTCAAGACACGGTGACGCGAACAA from the Pirellulales bacterium genome contains:
- the lptB gene encoding LPS export ABC transporter ATP-binding protein, producing the protein MPLLEAQGLVKIYGRRRVVDGVDFLVEPGEIVGLLGPNGAGKTTSFRMACGMIEPNAGTVMLGGQDVTQWPMYRRARDGGMGYLAQESSVFRKLTVEQNLLGMMEMLGIDRPTRKRRCDELLEQFKITKLRKSLAMSLSGGERRRLEIARALVSDPKLILLDEPFTGIDPVTIDSIQVIIRGLRAAGIAILITDHQVRETLQITDRSYVIRDGRVLCHGLPEEVLNNPEARKYYFGEGMDIGIARPPMPAPPHHESFRAEAPRAESHEARAERELRELSRARPVATTPDDDNPAPITPVPTGRSRRWLRR